Proteins co-encoded in one Neodiprion lecontei isolate iyNeoLeco1 chromosome 3, iyNeoLeco1.1, whole genome shotgun sequence genomic window:
- the LOC107219928 gene encoding GTP-binding protein Rit2 yields the protein MSVNEPPSADDNFVVAPLINSIPIPTQPTTRGGLRVYKIVVLGDGGVGKSAVTLQFVSHSFLDYHDPTIEDSYQQQAVIDGEAALLDILDTAGQVEFTAMRDQYMRCGEGFMICYSVTDRHSFQEAIEYRKLISRVRAQEDIPLVLVGNKFDLQHQRKVTTEEGKALARQLGCPFYETSAALRHFVDDAFHSLVRQIRAKERPQGASRKHSRWWRLRSIFAFVFRRRHRHADHYSP from the exons ATGTCTGTCAATGAGCCACCCTCGGCCGATGACAACTTCGTCGTCGCCCCTCTAATCAACAGCATTCCCATACCCACTCAACCGACCACCAGAGGTGGTCTCAGGgtttataaaattgttgtacTGGGAGATGGCGGCGTTGGGAAATCAG CTGTTACTCTGCAGTTTGTTAGCCACAGTTTCCTCGACTATCACGATCCCACTATAG AGGATTCGTACCAGCAGCAAGCAGTCATTGACGGAGAAGCCGCTTTACTGGATATCCTGGACACAGCTGGGCAG GTTGAATTCACCGCTATGAGAGATCAGTATATGAGGTGCGGCGAAGGTTTTATGATCTGCTACTCAGTTACAGACCGACACAGCTTCCAGGAGGCGATCGAGTATCGTAAACTAATCTCCCGTGTTAGAGCCCAGGAAGACATTCCTCTGGTACTAGTGGGCAATAAATTTGACTTGCAGCACCAGCGCAAA GTGACTACTGAGGAGGGTAAAGCACTTGCTAGGCAGTTGGGATGTCCTTTCTATGAGACATCTGCAGCTCTTAGGCACTTTGTGGATGATGCTTTTCACTCGCTAGTTAGACAAATTCGTGCTAAAGAAAGGCCGCAAGGAGCGAGTCGAAAGCACAGTCGCTGGTGGCGTCTCAGGTCTATATTTGCTTTTGTATTCCGCAGAAGACATCGGCACGCTGATCACTATTCACCCTAG
- the LOC107219914 gene encoding bis(5'-nucleosyl)-tetraphosphatase [asymmetrical] — protein MAPPRACGFVIFRRFFGQVEYLLMQTSYGIHHWTPPKGHVDPGETDLQTALRETEEEAGLSREDLKIFDNARQELVYNVNDKPKTVIYWLAELINRNKDARLSSEHQEFRWLCLQDACRLAGYEEMQNTLKYFDRYIVENEL, from the exons ATGGCGCCGCCACGAGCCTGCGGTTTCGTGATATTTCGTAGGTTTTTCGGACAAGTTGAGTATTTATTGATGCAGACATCGTACGGAATTCATCACTGGACTCCCCCGAAAG GTCACGTGGATCCTGGTGAAACAGATTTACAAACCGCCTTGCGTGAGACCGAAGAAGAGGCTGGTTTGTCGCGCgaggatttgaaaatatttgacaacGCTAGACAAGAGCTTGTTTACAACGTTAATGATAAACCAAAAACAGTTATTTATTGGCTTGCCGAGCTGATAAACAGAAATAAGGACGCCAGACTATCGTCCGAGCATCAGGAATTCCGATGGCTTTGTCTCCAAGATGCGTGTCGATTGGCGGGATACGAAGAAATGCAAAACACCCTGAAATACTTTGACAGATATATCGTAGAGAATGAACTGTAA
- the LOC107219926 gene encoding threonine--tRNA ligase 1, cytoplasmic isoform X1, with the protein MLKNLAFRSPKLALYHGTVRTYASPKMKPPKNKKPPQEQQGISEKRPWPSYIQERQVLFDKLKAEYDAELAAKSTFDIKVTLPDGKQIDAQAWRSSPYDIAKGISPGLADNTVIAKVNGELWDLDRPLEADCKLQLIKFDDPEGQAVFWHSSAHVLGEAMERAYAGCLCYGPPIENGFYYDMYLGDKGISNQDFPQLESLIKGIVKEKQTFERLEMKKEDLLEMFKYNEFKVRILNEKVNTPTTTVYRCGSLIDLCRGPHVRHTGKVKAIKVTKNSSTYWEGNAEAETLQRVYGISFPDTKQLKEWEKFQEEAAKRDHRKLGREQELFFFHELSPGSCFFQPRGAHLYNTLIDFIRTEYRKRGFQEVVTPNIYNSKLWQTSGHWAHYAENMFSFEVEKEVYALKPMNCPGHCLMFDQRTRSWRELPLRMADFGVLHRNELSGALTGLIRVRRFQQDDAHIFCTIDQIKQEVSGALDFLKHVYSVFGFTFNLCLSTRPDKYMGELADWDQAEKALAESLDAFKEPWRINPGDGAFYGPKIDITIMDALKRSHQCATIQLDFQLPIRFNLSYINETGEKTRPVIIHRAILGSVERMIAILTESYAGKWPFWLSPRQVMVISVSSQFDDYAFKVKQQLWDAGFMAEADVDPGDTLNKKIRNAQLAQFNFIIVVGEKERSAGTANVRTRDNVVHGEISVEELIKKFNTFKETKDRNCEENF; encoded by the exons ATGCTGAAAAACCTCGCTTTTCGTAGTCCAAAACTTGCATTATACCACGGCACGGTGCGGACATATGCTTCG CCAAAAATGAAACcaccgaaaaacaaaaagcctCCGCAGGAACAGCAAGGCATTTCTGAAAAGAGACCATGGCCATCTTACATTCAG GAGCGGCAAGTATTATTTGACAAGCTAAAAGCTGAATACGACGCTGAATTAGCTGCAAAATCGACCTTTGATATTAAGGTGACATTACCTGATGGAAAGCAGATTGATGCTCAGGCTTGGCGAAGCAGTCCTTATGACATTGCCAAGGGAATAAGCCCCGGATTGGCTGATAACACTGTAATAGCAAAGGTGAATGGGGAACTGTGGGATCTGGATCGCCCTTTGGAAGCAGACTGCAAGCTGCAGCTAATCAAATTCGATGATCCTGAGGGTCAGGCGGTCTTTTGGCATTCCTCCGCACACGTCTTGGGCGAAGCCATGGAGCGGGCGTACGCAGGTTGCCTATGTTACGGACCGCCCATTGAGAATGGATTTTACTATGACATGTATCTAGGTGATAAAGGAATATCAAATCAGGATTTTCCCCAGCTTGAAAGCCTAATAAAGGGTATAGTCAAGGAAAAACAGACCTTTGAGAGACTCGAGATGAAGAAGGAGGACCTGCTGGAAATGTTTAAATACAATGAGTTCAAGGTTCGCATTCTTAATGAAAAAGTGAACACTCCAACAACAACTGTGTACCGTTGCGGTTCCCTGATTGATCTCTGCAGAGGGCCTCACGTACGGCATACTGGTAAAGTTAAGGCAATCAAGGTGACCAAGAACTCTTCTACCTACTGGGAGGGCAATGCCGAAGCAGAGACGCTGCAGAGGGTCTACGGCATCAGTTTTCCTGATACAAAACAGCTCAAGGAGTGGGAAAAGTTTCAGGAGGAAGCAGCCAAGCGGGATCATAGAAAGCTCGGTAGAGAACAGGAgctatttttcttccacgagCTTTCTCCTGGATCATGCTTTTTCCAGCCTAGAGGTGCCCATCTGTATAACACTCTGATAGATTTCATCCGCACAGAGTACAGAAAGCGTGGTTTCCAGGAAGTCGTTACCCCAAACATATACAACAGTAAATTATGGCAAACTTCGGGTCACTGGGCCCACTATGCGGAAAACATGTTTTCTTTTGAAGTTGAAAAAGAGGTATATGCTCTGAAACCAATGAACTGCCCTGGGCACTGTCTAATGTTCGACCAGCGCACAAGATCCTGGAGAGAGCTACCCCTCAGGATGGCAGACTTTGGAGTCCTGCACAGAAATGAATTGTCAGGGGCGCTTACTGGCCTGATTAGAGTTCGAAGATTCCAACAGGATGATGCCCATATATTTTGCACAATAGATCAAATCAAGCAGGAGGTATCAGGGGCTCTAGATTTCCTCAAACACGTTTACTCTGTATTTGGATTCACATTCAATCTATGCCTCTCCACAAGGCCTGATAAGTACATGGGAGAGTTAGCTGACTGGGATCAGGCTGAAAAAGCCCTCGCAGAGAGTCTGGACGCCTTCAAAGAACCATGGAGAATTAATCCAGGGGATGGAGCCTTCTATGGGCCAAAAATTGACATTACCATTATGGACGCGCTCAAACGCTCTCATCAATGCGCTACCATTCAGCTAGATTTTCAGCTACCTATCCGCTTCAATCTGTCATATATCAA CGAAACAGGGGAAAAAACCAGGCCAGTTATTATCCACAGAGCAATATTAGGCTCTGTTGAACGGATGATAGCCATCCTGACTGAATCCTACGCTGGTAAATGGCCGTTTTGGCTCTCACCTCGTCAGGTAATGGTGATTTCGGTCAGTAGTCAATTTGATGATTATGCTTTCAAAGTAAAGCAGCAACTATGGGATGCTGGTTTCATGGCAGAGGCTGATGTTGACCCTGGCGACACattgaataagaaaattcgaaatgcTCAATTGGCTCagtttaatttcattattg TTGTTGGAGAAAAAGAGCGCAGTGCTGGTACAGCAAATGTGAGAACCAGGGACAATGTGGTACATGGAGAAATATCAGTGGAAGaactgattaaaaaattcaacacatTCAAAGAAACGAAAGATAGAAACtgcgaggaaaatttttaa
- the LOC107219926 gene encoding threonine--tRNA ligase 1, cytoplasmic isoform X2 gives MSDSVASELQNVNLSDKKPKMKPPKNKKPPQEQQGISEKRPWPSYIQERQVLFDKLKAEYDAELAAKSTFDIKVTLPDGKQIDAQAWRSSPYDIAKGISPGLADNTVIAKVNGELWDLDRPLEADCKLQLIKFDDPEGQAVFWHSSAHVLGEAMERAYAGCLCYGPPIENGFYYDMYLGDKGISNQDFPQLESLIKGIVKEKQTFERLEMKKEDLLEMFKYNEFKVRILNEKVNTPTTTVYRCGSLIDLCRGPHVRHTGKVKAIKVTKNSSTYWEGNAEAETLQRVYGISFPDTKQLKEWEKFQEEAAKRDHRKLGREQELFFFHELSPGSCFFQPRGAHLYNTLIDFIRTEYRKRGFQEVVTPNIYNSKLWQTSGHWAHYAENMFSFEVEKEVYALKPMNCPGHCLMFDQRTRSWRELPLRMADFGVLHRNELSGALTGLIRVRRFQQDDAHIFCTIDQIKQEVSGALDFLKHVYSVFGFTFNLCLSTRPDKYMGELADWDQAEKALAESLDAFKEPWRINPGDGAFYGPKIDITIMDALKRSHQCATIQLDFQLPIRFNLSYINETGEKTRPVIIHRAILGSVERMIAILTESYAGKWPFWLSPRQVMVISVSSQFDDYAFKVKQQLWDAGFMAEADVDPGDTLNKKIRNAQLAQFNFIIVVGEKERSAGTANVRTRDNVVHGEISVEELIKKFNTFKETKDRNCEENF, from the exons ATGAGCGACAGCGTAGCCTCGGAGTTACAAAACGTGAATTTGAGTGATAAAAAG CCAAAAATGAAACcaccgaaaaacaaaaagcctCCGCAGGAACAGCAAGGCATTTCTGAAAAGAGACCATGGCCATCTTACATTCAG GAGCGGCAAGTATTATTTGACAAGCTAAAAGCTGAATACGACGCTGAATTAGCTGCAAAATCGACCTTTGATATTAAGGTGACATTACCTGATGGAAAGCAGATTGATGCTCAGGCTTGGCGAAGCAGTCCTTATGACATTGCCAAGGGAATAAGCCCCGGATTGGCTGATAACACTGTAATAGCAAAGGTGAATGGGGAACTGTGGGATCTGGATCGCCCTTTGGAAGCAGACTGCAAGCTGCAGCTAATCAAATTCGATGATCCTGAGGGTCAGGCGGTCTTTTGGCATTCCTCCGCACACGTCTTGGGCGAAGCCATGGAGCGGGCGTACGCAGGTTGCCTATGTTACGGACCGCCCATTGAGAATGGATTTTACTATGACATGTATCTAGGTGATAAAGGAATATCAAATCAGGATTTTCCCCAGCTTGAAAGCCTAATAAAGGGTATAGTCAAGGAAAAACAGACCTTTGAGAGACTCGAGATGAAGAAGGAGGACCTGCTGGAAATGTTTAAATACAATGAGTTCAAGGTTCGCATTCTTAATGAAAAAGTGAACACTCCAACAACAACTGTGTACCGTTGCGGTTCCCTGATTGATCTCTGCAGAGGGCCTCACGTACGGCATACTGGTAAAGTTAAGGCAATCAAGGTGACCAAGAACTCTTCTACCTACTGGGAGGGCAATGCCGAAGCAGAGACGCTGCAGAGGGTCTACGGCATCAGTTTTCCTGATACAAAACAGCTCAAGGAGTGGGAAAAGTTTCAGGAGGAAGCAGCCAAGCGGGATCATAGAAAGCTCGGTAGAGAACAGGAgctatttttcttccacgagCTTTCTCCTGGATCATGCTTTTTCCAGCCTAGAGGTGCCCATCTGTATAACACTCTGATAGATTTCATCCGCACAGAGTACAGAAAGCGTGGTTTCCAGGAAGTCGTTACCCCAAACATATACAACAGTAAATTATGGCAAACTTCGGGTCACTGGGCCCACTATGCGGAAAACATGTTTTCTTTTGAAGTTGAAAAAGAGGTATATGCTCTGAAACCAATGAACTGCCCTGGGCACTGTCTAATGTTCGACCAGCGCACAAGATCCTGGAGAGAGCTACCCCTCAGGATGGCAGACTTTGGAGTCCTGCACAGAAATGAATTGTCAGGGGCGCTTACTGGCCTGATTAGAGTTCGAAGATTCCAACAGGATGATGCCCATATATTTTGCACAATAGATCAAATCAAGCAGGAGGTATCAGGGGCTCTAGATTTCCTCAAACACGTTTACTCTGTATTTGGATTCACATTCAATCTATGCCTCTCCACAAGGCCTGATAAGTACATGGGAGAGTTAGCTGACTGGGATCAGGCTGAAAAAGCCCTCGCAGAGAGTCTGGACGCCTTCAAAGAACCATGGAGAATTAATCCAGGGGATGGAGCCTTCTATGGGCCAAAAATTGACATTACCATTATGGACGCGCTCAAACGCTCTCATCAATGCGCTACCATTCAGCTAGATTTTCAGCTACCTATCCGCTTCAATCTGTCATATATCAA CGAAACAGGGGAAAAAACCAGGCCAGTTATTATCCACAGAGCAATATTAGGCTCTGTTGAACGGATGATAGCCATCCTGACTGAATCCTACGCTGGTAAATGGCCGTTTTGGCTCTCACCTCGTCAGGTAATGGTGATTTCGGTCAGTAGTCAATTTGATGATTATGCTTTCAAAGTAAAGCAGCAACTATGGGATGCTGGTTTCATGGCAGAGGCTGATGTTGACCCTGGCGACACattgaataagaaaattcgaaatgcTCAATTGGCTCagtttaatttcattattg TTGTTGGAGAAAAAGAGCGCAGTGCTGGTACAGCAAATGTGAGAACCAGGGACAATGTGGTACATGGAGAAATATCAGTGGAAGaactgattaaaaaattcaacacatTCAAAGAAACGAAAGATAGAAACtgcgaggaaaatttttaa
- the LOC107219926 gene encoding threonine--tRNA ligase 1, cytoplasmic isoform X3, whose product MKPPKNKKPPQEQQGISEKRPWPSYIQERQVLFDKLKAEYDAELAAKSTFDIKVTLPDGKQIDAQAWRSSPYDIAKGISPGLADNTVIAKVNGELWDLDRPLEADCKLQLIKFDDPEGQAVFWHSSAHVLGEAMERAYAGCLCYGPPIENGFYYDMYLGDKGISNQDFPQLESLIKGIVKEKQTFERLEMKKEDLLEMFKYNEFKVRILNEKVNTPTTTVYRCGSLIDLCRGPHVRHTGKVKAIKVTKNSSTYWEGNAEAETLQRVYGISFPDTKQLKEWEKFQEEAAKRDHRKLGREQELFFFHELSPGSCFFQPRGAHLYNTLIDFIRTEYRKRGFQEVVTPNIYNSKLWQTSGHWAHYAENMFSFEVEKEVYALKPMNCPGHCLMFDQRTRSWRELPLRMADFGVLHRNELSGALTGLIRVRRFQQDDAHIFCTIDQIKQEVSGALDFLKHVYSVFGFTFNLCLSTRPDKYMGELADWDQAEKALAESLDAFKEPWRINPGDGAFYGPKIDITIMDALKRSHQCATIQLDFQLPIRFNLSYINETGEKTRPVIIHRAILGSVERMIAILTESYAGKWPFWLSPRQVMVISVSSQFDDYAFKVKQQLWDAGFMAEADVDPGDTLNKKIRNAQLAQFNFIIVVGEKERSAGTANVRTRDNVVHGEISVEELIKKFNTFKETKDRNCEENF is encoded by the exons ATGAAACcaccgaaaaacaaaaagcctCCGCAGGAACAGCAAGGCATTTCTGAAAAGAGACCATGGCCATCTTACATTCAG GAGCGGCAAGTATTATTTGACAAGCTAAAAGCTGAATACGACGCTGAATTAGCTGCAAAATCGACCTTTGATATTAAGGTGACATTACCTGATGGAAAGCAGATTGATGCTCAGGCTTGGCGAAGCAGTCCTTATGACATTGCCAAGGGAATAAGCCCCGGATTGGCTGATAACACTGTAATAGCAAAGGTGAATGGGGAACTGTGGGATCTGGATCGCCCTTTGGAAGCAGACTGCAAGCTGCAGCTAATCAAATTCGATGATCCTGAGGGTCAGGCGGTCTTTTGGCATTCCTCCGCACACGTCTTGGGCGAAGCCATGGAGCGGGCGTACGCAGGTTGCCTATGTTACGGACCGCCCATTGAGAATGGATTTTACTATGACATGTATCTAGGTGATAAAGGAATATCAAATCAGGATTTTCCCCAGCTTGAAAGCCTAATAAAGGGTATAGTCAAGGAAAAACAGACCTTTGAGAGACTCGAGATGAAGAAGGAGGACCTGCTGGAAATGTTTAAATACAATGAGTTCAAGGTTCGCATTCTTAATGAAAAAGTGAACACTCCAACAACAACTGTGTACCGTTGCGGTTCCCTGATTGATCTCTGCAGAGGGCCTCACGTACGGCATACTGGTAAAGTTAAGGCAATCAAGGTGACCAAGAACTCTTCTACCTACTGGGAGGGCAATGCCGAAGCAGAGACGCTGCAGAGGGTCTACGGCATCAGTTTTCCTGATACAAAACAGCTCAAGGAGTGGGAAAAGTTTCAGGAGGAAGCAGCCAAGCGGGATCATAGAAAGCTCGGTAGAGAACAGGAgctatttttcttccacgagCTTTCTCCTGGATCATGCTTTTTCCAGCCTAGAGGTGCCCATCTGTATAACACTCTGATAGATTTCATCCGCACAGAGTACAGAAAGCGTGGTTTCCAGGAAGTCGTTACCCCAAACATATACAACAGTAAATTATGGCAAACTTCGGGTCACTGGGCCCACTATGCGGAAAACATGTTTTCTTTTGAAGTTGAAAAAGAGGTATATGCTCTGAAACCAATGAACTGCCCTGGGCACTGTCTAATGTTCGACCAGCGCACAAGATCCTGGAGAGAGCTACCCCTCAGGATGGCAGACTTTGGAGTCCTGCACAGAAATGAATTGTCAGGGGCGCTTACTGGCCTGATTAGAGTTCGAAGATTCCAACAGGATGATGCCCATATATTTTGCACAATAGATCAAATCAAGCAGGAGGTATCAGGGGCTCTAGATTTCCTCAAACACGTTTACTCTGTATTTGGATTCACATTCAATCTATGCCTCTCCACAAGGCCTGATAAGTACATGGGAGAGTTAGCTGACTGGGATCAGGCTGAAAAAGCCCTCGCAGAGAGTCTGGACGCCTTCAAAGAACCATGGAGAATTAATCCAGGGGATGGAGCCTTCTATGGGCCAAAAATTGACATTACCATTATGGACGCGCTCAAACGCTCTCATCAATGCGCTACCATTCAGCTAGATTTTCAGCTACCTATCCGCTTCAATCTGTCATATATCAA CGAAACAGGGGAAAAAACCAGGCCAGTTATTATCCACAGAGCAATATTAGGCTCTGTTGAACGGATGATAGCCATCCTGACTGAATCCTACGCTGGTAAATGGCCGTTTTGGCTCTCACCTCGTCAGGTAATGGTGATTTCGGTCAGTAGTCAATTTGATGATTATGCTTTCAAAGTAAAGCAGCAACTATGGGATGCTGGTTTCATGGCAGAGGCTGATGTTGACCCTGGCGACACattgaataagaaaattcgaaatgcTCAATTGGCTCagtttaatttcattattg TTGTTGGAGAAAAAGAGCGCAGTGCTGGTACAGCAAATGTGAGAACCAGGGACAATGTGGTACATGGAGAAATATCAGTGGAAGaactgattaaaaaattcaacacatTCAAAGAAACGAAAGATAGAAACtgcgaggaaaatttttaa
- the LOC107222882 gene encoding nucleolar protein 16 — translation MTKVRKQKRKKRFRANVNRKRLRNKLQKLPKIDCKEIENEWERKKSIRSNLNEMGLTYDPNEVLQIRSIKQDLIGVIKRDKIITENNVQEVDEEDSTNQINLFKRKIHVANDLENEAKAPRERLFRLPKNQVQFITYMMEKYGDDYKAMARDKKNYYQLTWCQIRGKIDKFKSIPEQYAEYLLKTGEIVLDDPTPLEETKKRIGEENAMKYSVPTKQKVAKKRKSLWEVESIGDDDETDEFHTGNKNLSDDTNNANSIHSKNGLKKLKLFSDDESDAEHAPVETNKKKHLLS, via the exons ATGACAAAAGTACGCAAACAAAAGCGCAAGAAGAGGTTCAGAGCGAACGTGAATCGCAAACGTTTGCGAAACAAACTTCAAAAACTACCGAAAATCGATTG cAAAGAAATTGAGAATGAGTGGGAGCGCAAGAAATCGATACGCtcaaatttaaatgaaatggGCCTAACATACGATCCTAACGAGGTTTTGCAAATTCGTTCAATAAAGCAAGATTTGATTGGAGTTATTAAGCGGGATAAAATTATCACCGAGAATAATGTTCAGGAAGTAGATGAAGAAGATTCTACGAATCaaataaatcttttcaaaCGAAAGATCCATGTTGCCAACGATCTCGAAAATGAAGCCAAGGCACCAAGGGAACGCTTATTCCGTCTGCCCAAGAATCAGGTTCAATTTATCACTTATATGATGGAAAAGTATGGAGATGATTATAAG GCTATGGCTAGGGATAAAAAGAATTATTACCAATTGACTTGGTGCCAAATCCGAGGTAAAATAGACAAATTCAAAAGTATACCAGAGCAGTATGCAGAATACCTTTTGAAGACTGGTGAAATTGTACTCGATGATCCAACGCCGCTCGAAGAAACCAAGAAAAGGATCGGTGAAGAGAATGCAATGAAATATTCTGTTCcgacaaaacaaaaagttgcaaaaaaaagaaaatcactgTGGGAAGTTGAGTCCATTGGAGATGACGATGAGACTGATGAATTCCATACtggcaataaaaatttgagtgATGATACAAACAATGCCAATAGTATTCACAGCAAgaatggattgaaaaaattgaaactattCTCTGACGATGAGAGTGATGCTGAACATGCACCcgttgaaacaaataaaaaaaaacatctgcTAAGCTGA